A stretch of Corallococcus macrosporus DNA encodes these proteins:
- a CDS encoding SIS domain-containing protein, with the protein MNPSLPALAREAAEAPAAARRQLERCRDTFAYLGARLRRTPPRFVVTCARGSSDHAAVYGKYLIETTLGRAVASMGPSVASVYNTRSLDLRDALFIAVSQSGQSPDLLRMTEAARAGGAVVLGFVNDESSPLSALCDVRIPLSAGPEHSVAATKSYLLSGLAFLQLVAHWSDASELHDAARRLPDALEAAGKLDWWSALATLQEATSLYVVGRGSGLGAALEMALKLKETCRMHAEAFSTAEVLHGPLGLVRPGFPVLALGQEDNAAQGTRDVVQRMVELGASVHTALPVPGAHSLPTLPDLPAALAPLCQVQSFYFAVHQLATARGLDPDAPAHLRKVTETV; encoded by the coding sequence ATGAACCCTTCGCTTCCCGCCCTCGCGCGCGAGGCCGCCGAGGCTCCGGCCGCCGCCCGCCGCCAGCTCGAGCGCTGCCGCGACACCTTCGCCTACCTGGGGGCTCGCCTGCGGCGCACGCCTCCCCGCTTCGTCGTCACCTGCGCGCGCGGCAGCTCCGACCATGCGGCCGTCTACGGCAAGTATCTGATTGAAACCACGCTGGGCCGCGCCGTGGCGTCCATGGGCCCCAGCGTCGCCTCCGTCTACAACACGCGCTCGCTGGACCTGCGCGACGCGCTCTTCATCGCCGTGTCCCAGTCCGGCCAGAGCCCCGACCTGCTGCGCATGACCGAGGCCGCGCGCGCGGGGGGCGCCGTCGTGCTGGGCTTCGTCAACGACGAGTCCTCGCCGCTGAGCGCGCTGTGCGACGTGCGCATCCCGCTGTCCGCCGGTCCCGAGCACAGCGTCGCCGCCACCAAGTCCTATCTGCTCTCCGGCCTCGCCTTCCTCCAGCTCGTCGCGCACTGGTCGGACGCCTCGGAGCTGCACGACGCGGCCCGGCGGCTCCCGGACGCGCTGGAGGCCGCGGGGAAGCTGGACTGGTGGTCGGCGCTCGCGACGCTCCAGGAGGCCACCAGCCTCTACGTCGTCGGCCGGGGCAGCGGCCTGGGCGCCGCGCTGGAGATGGCCCTCAAGCTCAAGGAGACCTGCCGCATGCACGCGGAGGCGTTCAGCACGGCGGAGGTCCTTCACGGTCCGCTCGGGCTCGTGCGGCCGGGCTTCCCCGTGCTCGCGCTGGGCCAGGAGGACAACGCCGCGCAGGGCACGCGCGACGTCGTGCAGCGCATGGTCGAGCTGGGCGCGAGCGTCCACACCGCCCTGCCCGTCCCCGGCGCGCACTCCCTGCCCACGCTGCCGGACCTGCCCGCGGCGCTCGCGCCGCTCTGCCAGGTGCAGAGCTTCTACTTCGCGGTGCACCAGCTCGCGACGGCACGCGGACTGGACCCGGACGCGCCCGCGCACCTGCGCAAGGTCACGGAGACCGTGTGA
- the nagA gene encoding N-acetylglucosamine-6-phosphate deacetylase, with amino-acid sequence MTTVLQGARVFTGDQVLEGHAVVLEGDSVHAVVPASAIPLNAAVHTLPGDTLLAPGFVDVQVNGAGGVLFNDTPTVEAALAIASAMRACGTTGLLPTFITDDAARMRDACEAALTATSRPDSGVLGIHLEGPFISRERAGVHVPSFIRTPDPRDLDYLTALPRRFAAHGGRVLMTLAPECVDDATLRRLATSGVVLSAGHTAATSERTTQALHAGVRGFTHLFNAMPPVMNRQPGPVVAALTQDDAWCGVIADGVHVHADNLRLLLKVKPPGKVFLVTDAMPPVGTPVTSFTLQGRTILRRHGRLETEDGTLAGADIDLTAAVRHCVHSLGVPLEDALRMASLHPATFIGLHGHRGRIAPGQRADLVLLKPDLSVHSTWVGGQTKSNASH; translated from the coding sequence ATGACCACCGTCCTTCAGGGCGCTCGCGTCTTCACCGGGGACCAGGTCCTCGAAGGTCACGCTGTCGTCCTTGAAGGCGACTCCGTCCACGCCGTCGTCCCCGCCTCCGCAATCCCTCTCAACGCCGCCGTGCACACGCTGCCCGGTGACACGCTGCTGGCTCCCGGCTTCGTGGACGTGCAGGTCAACGGCGCGGGCGGAGTGCTCTTCAACGACACGCCCACCGTGGAGGCCGCGCTCGCCATCGCCTCCGCCATGCGCGCGTGCGGCACCACGGGCCTGCTGCCCACCTTCATCACCGACGACGCCGCCCGCATGCGCGACGCCTGCGAGGCCGCGCTCACCGCGACTTCGCGCCCGGACAGCGGCGTGCTCGGCATCCACCTGGAAGGCCCCTTCATCAGCCGCGAGCGCGCGGGCGTCCACGTGCCGTCGTTCATCCGCACGCCCGACCCTCGCGACCTGGACTACCTCACCGCCCTGCCCCGCCGCTTCGCCGCGCACGGTGGCCGCGTGCTGATGACGCTCGCGCCCGAGTGCGTGGATGACGCCACCCTGCGCCGCCTCGCCACCTCCGGCGTGGTGCTCAGCGCGGGCCACACCGCCGCCACCAGCGAGCGCACCACCCAGGCCCTGCACGCGGGCGTGCGCGGCTTCACCCACCTGTTCAACGCCATGCCGCCGGTGATGAACCGTCAGCCCGGCCCCGTCGTCGCCGCGCTCACCCAGGACGACGCGTGGTGCGGCGTCATCGCGGACGGCGTGCACGTGCACGCGGACAACCTGCGCCTGCTCCTCAAGGTCAAACCTCCGGGCAAGGTGTTCCTCGTCACGGACGCCATGCCGCCCGTCGGCACGCCCGTCACGTCCTTCACCCTCCAGGGACGCACCATCCTGCGCCGCCACGGCCGGCTGGAGACCGAGGACGGCACGCTCGCGGGCGCGGACATCGACCTCACGGCGGCGGTGCGCCACTGCGTCCACTCGCTCGGCGTGCCCCTGGAGGACGCGCTGCGCATGGCCTCGCTCCACCCCGCCACGTTCATCGGACTGCACGGCCACCGCGGCCGCATCGCTCCGGGACAGCGCGCGGACCTCGTGCTGCTGAAGCCGGACCTTTCCGTCCACAGCACATGGGTGGGCGGACAGACAAAATCCAACGCCAGCCATTAA
- a CDS encoding glycosyl hydrolase family 18 protein, which yields MRRSKWMVGLVASALTVAGCGQESFAPEAEGPGSVMKAPLDAAWAVGVAYSVGTRVTYEGRVYQCRQAHTSQADWTPPAVASLWLDLGPVTGGGDTTAPVVSASSSKTSVTAAGSITVSGSATDDTGVTKIEILENGTLVATASSYTRGFSGSGQNGTYTYTVKAYDAAGNVGSKTVTVTVAIPSNGDVTAPVVTASASASRITAAGSFTISSSATDNVGVTKVEILENGTLVATATSFTRTISSSAQNGTYTYTVNAYDAAGNVGSKTVSVVVELPTTPPPPGGKRIVGYFTAWGIYGRNYQVSNVPASKLTHINYAFSNISPDGKCILGDPFADIDKGFGYPGEWDPGALRGNFRAFKELKKTNPNLKLLISIGGWSWSKYFSQVAATAASRTAFVKSCVDLYVKGQFPGVTPANGVGVFDGIDVDWEYPTGGGLPDNISSPADKVNYTLLMQEFRTQLAAVTAQTGQPYLLTIASGASPDLLANKQETVKLAGILDWINVMSYDYHGAFESTVNFHSALNRVTGDPGANDGFYTDGSISKMLQLGVPASKIVLGVPFYGRGWGNVPNVNNGLFQSGVPTKGTWDDGQSGLTGVFDYKDLKANYERAGSGYSKFFHPESKQAYVYSPTTKVWVAYDDVQSMNAKSDYILAKGLGGAMFWELSGDDGSLVNALYGKLH from the coding sequence ATGCGTCGTAGCAAGTGGATGGTGGGCCTGGTGGCGTCCGCGCTGACCGTCGCCGGTTGTGGTCAGGAGTCCTTCGCGCCCGAAGCCGAGGGCCCTGGCAGCGTGATGAAGGCGCCGCTGGACGCCGCGTGGGCCGTGGGTGTCGCGTACTCCGTGGGCACGCGCGTCACCTATGAAGGCCGCGTCTATCAATGCCGTCAGGCCCACACGTCCCAGGCGGACTGGACGCCTCCGGCCGTGGCGTCGCTGTGGCTGGACCTGGGCCCCGTCACGGGCGGCGGCGACACCACCGCCCCCGTCGTCTCCGCGTCGAGCAGCAAGACCAGCGTCACCGCCGCGGGCTCCATCACCGTCTCCGGCAGCGCCACCGACGACACGGGCGTGACGAAGATCGAGATTCTCGAGAACGGCACGCTCGTCGCCACCGCGTCGTCCTATACGCGCGGGTTCTCCGGCTCCGGGCAGAACGGCACGTACACGTACACCGTGAAGGCCTACGACGCCGCGGGCAACGTGGGCTCGAAGACGGTCACCGTCACCGTCGCCATCCCCTCCAACGGCGACGTCACCGCCCCCGTCGTCACCGCCAGCGCCAGCGCGTCGCGCATCACCGCCGCCGGCTCCTTCACCATCTCCTCGAGCGCCACCGACAACGTGGGCGTGACGAAGGTGGAGATCCTGGAGAACGGCACGCTCGTCGCCACCGCGACGTCGTTCACCCGGACCATCTCCTCGTCCGCGCAGAACGGCACGTACACGTACACCGTGAACGCGTACGACGCGGCCGGCAACGTGGGCTCGAAGACCGTCAGCGTCGTGGTGGAGCTGCCCACGACGCCTCCGCCTCCGGGTGGCAAGCGCATCGTCGGGTACTTCACCGCGTGGGGCATCTACGGCCGCAACTACCAGGTGTCCAACGTCCCGGCGTCGAAGCTCACGCACATCAACTACGCCTTCTCCAACATCTCCCCGGACGGCAAGTGCATCCTCGGCGACCCGTTCGCGGACATCGACAAGGGCTTCGGCTACCCCGGCGAGTGGGACCCCGGCGCGCTGCGCGGCAACTTCCGCGCGTTCAAGGAGCTGAAGAAGACGAACCCGAACCTCAAGCTGCTCATCTCCATTGGCGGCTGGTCCTGGTCCAAGTACTTCTCGCAGGTGGCCGCCACCGCCGCGTCGCGCACCGCGTTCGTGAAGTCCTGCGTGGACCTGTACGTGAAGGGCCAGTTCCCCGGCGTCACCCCGGCCAACGGCGTGGGCGTGTTCGACGGCATCGACGTGGACTGGGAGTACCCCACCGGCGGCGGCCTGCCGGACAACATCAGCAGCCCCGCGGACAAGGTGAACTACACGCTGCTCATGCAGGAGTTCCGCACCCAGCTGGCCGCCGTGACGGCGCAGACGGGCCAGCCCTACCTGCTCACCATCGCGTCGGGCGCGTCACCGGACCTGCTCGCCAACAAGCAGGAGACCGTGAAGCTGGCCGGCATCCTCGATTGGATCAACGTGATGTCCTACGACTACCACGGCGCCTTCGAGAGCACGGTCAACTTCCACTCCGCGCTCAACCGCGTGACGGGCGACCCGGGCGCCAACGACGGCTTCTACACCGACGGCTCCATCTCCAAGATGCTCCAGCTGGGCGTGCCCGCGTCCAAGATTGTCCTGGGCGTGCCCTTCTACGGCCGCGGCTGGGGCAACGTGCCCAACGTGAACAACGGCCTGTTCCAGTCCGGCGTCCCCACCAAGGGCACGTGGGATGACGGCCAGTCCGGGCTCACCGGCGTGTTCGACTACAAGGACCTCAAGGCCAACTACGAGCGCGCGGGCTCCGGCTACTCGAAGTTCTTCCACCCGGAGAGCAAGCAGGCCTACGTCTACAGCCCCACGACGAAGGTGTGGGTGGCCTACGACGACGTGCAGAGCATGAACGCCAAGTCGGACTACATCCTGGCCAAGGGCCTGGGCGGCGCGATGTTCTGGGAACTGAGCGGCGACGACGGCAGCCTCGTCAACGCGCTCTACGGCAAGCTCCACTGA
- a CDS encoding DUF3857 domain-containing protein, translated as MSRFTSLAALVVLTCPVLGLAKPNADDRAREYAAEAVKAANSPRGGAALLRMHALVDDVEDLTPLVSTYQQIASRRTSDVNTRTTAQILLMDAERSRGRMVRANEVRQWLGFVNDYYVVGGFENEGKAGCDTDFGPEAANLDLTARYPGAKGHEATWRKLSVTSADGYVDLATAVRPNKESVAYALTWLEVPQDTRVALGLGTSGGYRLWVNGQLASKEDRYNLPRPDQTRVSVKLKKGLNRVLVKVCQESGPLGFYLRSETASARASLPAKAPALDRMPAPAPQPLPTLTSSLRALVEKNPDDAQLRGDYAQVLAFFRAYDEREHTASAEAALAAQNAPGDARLQVLAANTQTDDLNERRRFLEAAVKADPTYAPARLALADHEMDRGHPERVQPLLAPILENEDGRNVPGARLLLARAAEGLGERARAHALVEEAFRQQPRVPRVVRVAAAASRQLGRDQEAMDRMRVVLALRYDDTNTRRQLASMLADAGKVDAAEREYAKLTDLNPFDNGSRVRLAELKAANGAVEEATALFTEAKALSPDEPEVYEREGRALLAAGQREPALAAFERSLQLRPQNPGLKEALRTLKGESESAGTQYLVDAKPLSKEAEGYMNEDALYLVDNTYVRVQKSGLSSRMQQMVVRVFNQRGVDAFRSVPVTYSPDRQEVRVLRARVTKPDGSVVDSYGDADRNINEPWTGMYYDARARILSFPSLAAGDTLELTYRLDDTAQDNLLSDYWGDVESVQGTYPKVRFQYVVDMPKERPLYWNKSRLAGVEQQQEAPESGRTVYRFGAKHVSKVVPEPGMPGWAEVAQNLHISTYKTWDQVGHYWWGLVRDQLQPNAELKTTVDQVLTGVDRKDQLAVVRAIYSFVVTNTRYVALEFGIHGFKPYRVDRVLARRFGDCKDKASLIHSMLKVAGVDSKLVLLRMRNLGALDAEPASLAAFNHAIAYVPKFDLYLDGTAEFHGAKELPSADRVANVLVVDPNGTSNFLTTPEAKADDNKTTLAMDVALRPDGGADVKGVSSVSGQSAPDYRRAYRPESTRKSTFERAWAQSFPGLTVREVKLSDTTRLDDDVTLDFNMGIPRYAEVLPGGSLRFLPFGTGRTYQQAYASLAERRFDLVMQSPWVNTFKLRYTLPGGYTVAEMPQAVEETTKFGHVKLSYRVENGALVADGEVALSVARIKADEYPQFREFLGRVDRAFGRRILLQGPGQKTASR; from the coding sequence ATGTCGCGTTTCACATCGCTGGCCGCACTTGTCGTGCTCACCTGCCCCGTGCTGGGGCTCGCGAAGCCGAACGCGGACGACCGGGCCCGCGAGTACGCGGCCGAGGCCGTCAAGGCCGCCAACTCGCCGCGCGGCGGTGCCGCCCTCCTGCGCATGCACGCGCTGGTGGATGACGTGGAGGACCTCACCCCGCTGGTGAGCACCTACCAGCAGATTGCCTCCCGCCGCACGTCGGACGTGAACACGCGCACCACCGCTCAAATCCTCCTCATGGACGCGGAGCGCTCGCGCGGCCGGATGGTGCGCGCCAACGAGGTCCGCCAGTGGCTGGGCTTCGTCAACGACTACTACGTCGTCGGCGGCTTCGAGAACGAGGGCAAGGCCGGCTGCGACACGGACTTCGGTCCGGAGGCCGCCAACCTGGACCTCACCGCGCGCTACCCCGGCGCGAAGGGCCACGAGGCCACCTGGCGCAAGCTGTCCGTCACGTCCGCGGACGGCTACGTGGACCTGGCCACCGCGGTGCGCCCCAACAAGGAGTCCGTGGCGTACGCGCTCACCTGGCTGGAGGTGCCGCAGGACACGCGCGTGGCGCTGGGCCTGGGCACCTCCGGCGGCTACCGCCTGTGGGTGAACGGGCAGCTCGCGTCCAAGGAGGACCGCTACAACCTGCCGCGCCCGGACCAGACGCGCGTGTCGGTGAAGCTCAAGAAGGGTCTCAACCGCGTGCTGGTGAAGGTGTGCCAGGAGTCCGGCCCGCTGGGCTTCTACCTGCGCTCGGAGACGGCCTCCGCCCGCGCCTCGCTGCCCGCCAAGGCCCCCGCCCTGGACCGCATGCCCGCGCCCGCGCCGCAGCCGCTGCCCACGCTGACGTCCTCCCTGCGCGCGCTGGTGGAGAAGAACCCGGACGACGCGCAACTGCGCGGTGACTACGCCCAGGTGCTGGCCTTCTTCCGCGCCTATGACGAGCGCGAGCACACCGCCAGCGCCGAGGCCGCGCTCGCGGCACAGAACGCGCCTGGCGACGCGCGGTTGCAGGTCCTGGCCGCCAACACCCAGACGGACGACCTCAACGAGCGCCGCCGCTTCCTGGAGGCCGCCGTGAAGGCGGACCCCACCTACGCCCCCGCGCGCCTGGCGCTGGCGGACCACGAGATGGACCGCGGCCACCCGGAGCGCGTGCAGCCGCTGCTCGCCCCCATCCTGGAGAACGAGGACGGCCGCAACGTGCCGGGCGCGCGCCTGCTGCTCGCCCGCGCGGCGGAAGGCCTGGGCGAGCGCGCCCGGGCGCACGCGCTGGTGGAGGAGGCCTTCCGTCAGCAGCCGCGCGTGCCCCGCGTGGTGCGCGTGGCCGCCGCCGCGTCCCGTCAGCTGGGCCGCGACCAGGAGGCCATGGACCGCATGCGCGTGGTGCTGGCGCTGCGCTACGACGACACCAACACCCGCCGCCAGCTGGCCTCCATGCTCGCGGACGCGGGCAAGGTGGACGCCGCCGAGCGCGAGTACGCCAAGCTCACCGACCTGAACCCCTTCGACAACGGCAGCCGCGTGCGGCTGGCGGAGCTGAAGGCCGCCAACGGCGCCGTGGAGGAGGCCACCGCCCTCTTCACCGAGGCCAAGGCCCTCTCCCCGGACGAGCCGGAGGTCTACGAGCGCGAGGGCCGCGCGCTGCTCGCCGCCGGTCAGCGCGAGCCCGCCCTGGCCGCCTTCGAGCGCTCGCTCCAGCTGCGCCCGCAGAACCCCGGCCTCAAGGAGGCGCTGCGCACGCTCAAGGGCGAGTCCGAGAGCGCGGGCACCCAGTACCTCGTGGACGCGAAGCCGCTGTCCAAGGAGGCCGAGGGCTACATGAACGAGGACGCCCTCTACCTCGTCGACAACACCTACGTGCGCGTGCAGAAGAGCGGCCTGTCCAGCCGCATGCAGCAGATGGTGGTGCGCGTGTTCAACCAGCGCGGCGTGGACGCGTTCCGCAGCGTGCCGGTGACGTACTCGCCGGACCGCCAGGAGGTGCGCGTGCTGCGCGCCCGCGTGACGAAGCCGGACGGCTCCGTGGTGGACAGCTACGGCGACGCGGACCGCAACATCAACGAGCCCTGGACGGGCATGTACTACGACGCCCGCGCGCGCATCCTGTCGTTCCCGTCGCTGGCCGCCGGTGACACGCTGGAGCTCACCTACCGCCTGGACGACACCGCGCAGGACAACCTGCTGTCGGACTACTGGGGCGACGTGGAGAGCGTGCAGGGCACCTATCCGAAGGTCCGCTTCCAGTACGTCGTGGACATGCCCAAGGAGCGGCCGCTGTACTGGAACAAGAGCCGCCTGGCCGGCGTGGAGCAGCAGCAGGAGGCCCCGGAGTCCGGCCGCACCGTGTACCGCTTCGGCGCGAAGCACGTCTCCAAGGTGGTGCCGGAGCCGGGCATGCCGGGCTGGGCGGAGGTCGCGCAGAACCTGCACATCTCCACGTACAAGACGTGGGACCAGGTGGGCCACTACTGGTGGGGCCTGGTGCGGGACCAGCTCCAGCCCAACGCGGAGCTGAAGACCACCGTGGATCAGGTGCTCACCGGCGTGGACCGCAAGGACCAGCTCGCCGTCGTGCGCGCCATCTACTCGTTCGTCGTCACCAACACCCGCTACGTGGCGCTGGAGTTCGGCATCCACGGCTTCAAGCCGTATCGCGTGGACCGCGTGCTCGCGCGCCGCTTCGGTGACTGCAAGGACAAGGCGAGCCTCATCCACTCCATGCTGAAGGTGGCGGGCGTGGACAGCAAGCTGGTGCTCCTGCGCATGCGCAACCTGGGCGCGCTGGACGCGGAGCCCGCGTCGCTGGCGGCCTTCAACCACGCCATCGCGTACGTGCCGAAGTTCGACCTGTACCTGGACGGCACCGCGGAGTTCCACGGCGCCAAGGAGCTCCCGAGCGCGGACCGCGTCGCCAACGTGCTGGTGGTGGACCCCAACGGCACCAGCAACTTCCTCACCACGCCGGAGGCGAAGGCGGACGACAACAAGACGACGCTGGCCATGGACGTGGCGCTGCGTCCGGACGGCGGCGCGGACGTGAAGGGTGTCAGCAGCGTGTCCGGCCAGTCCGCGCCGGACTACCGCCGCGCCTACCGCCCGGAGTCCACGCGCAAGTCCACCTTCGAGCGCGCGTGGGCGCAGAGCTTCCCCGGCCTCACCGTGCGCGAGGTGAAGCTCAGCGACACCACCCGCCTGGATGACGACGTGACGCTGGACTTCAACATGGGCATCCCGCGCTACGCGGAGGTGCTGCCCGGCGGCAGCCTGCGCTTCCTGCCCTTCGGCACGGGGCGCACCTACCAGCAGGCGTACGCGTCGCTCGCCGAGCGCCGCTTCGACCTGGTGATGCAGAGCCCCTGGGTGAACACCTTCAAGCTGCGCTACACGCTGCCCGGCGGCTACACCGTCGCGGAGATGCCGCAGGCGGTGGAGGAGACCACGAAGTTCGGCCACGTGAAGCTGAGCTACCGCGTGGAGAACGGCGCGCTCGTCGCCGACGGCGAGGTGGCCCTCTCCGTCGCCCGCATCAAGGCGGACGAGTACCCCCAGTTCCGTGAGTTCCTGGGCCGCGTGGACCGCGCCTTCGGCCGCCGCATCCTGCTCCAGGGTCCGGGGCAGAAGACGGCTTCGCGGTAA